The nucleotide sequence AAATGTCGACCAGTCTAAGCATCCACGAGATGAGGTAATCGCTCCAGGTTGCTGGCGAGCCATCGATCTTCACCACTTTGGTACCAACCACAAATTTCCCTGGCGTCCTACCGTTAAATACAATATTGAAGAAAAGCGAATAAAAAGCCACTGGCAGGAACATCAATTGACTCAACCCAAAGGTGGTAAAATTGTCAAACAGGTTGCTCATTCCATCTTCTATGTAACCCAGGATGATGATGTATACAAACATGATCACCAGATCTACCAAAACTCCAGTAATGCGATAACCCAAACTAGAAATATGGTAGTTGATATTTACATTCTGCGCTGTATTGATAGAAGTGTTTGACATGGGATTTTTAGTGTTTATCTTTAGCCAAAATTCACAGAATGCGCGAGGCGGCTTTTGTCAAGCAAAATAAAGAAAAATGGATGGCATTTGAAAAGGCTCTGGATGCTAATTCAAATATAAATGCCGACAGGCTGGCTAGTCTCTATATTCAGTTGACTAACGATCTTTCTTTTGCCCAAACTTATTACCAAGAAAGCAAGACGTTGCTATACCTTAACTCACTGGCAAGTCAGGCCCATCAAAAGATTTACGTCAATAAAAAGGAAAAGGGAAACAAGATCATTAGATTTTTTAAAACGGAATTTCCTCTGTTTTTTGCAGAGCATCAAATCACGATGTTATATGCGTTCTTGATCTTTATGGTAGCCGTTGCTATAGGTGCCATAAGTACCTATAACGATGATTCCTTTACCAGGCTTATTTTGGGAGATTCCTATGTGAACATGACGCTAGAAAATATCAAGGATGGTAATCCTACAGGTGTTTATCAAGAAGATGGTGCGCTGGGAATGTTTCTCGCCATAACCATCAATAATGTTAGGGTTGGCATGTTGTGTTTTGCAGCTGGATTGCTCACCTCTATTGGTGCAGGATATATCCTATTTTCCAACGGAGTCATGGTGGGAACTTTCTTTGCTATGTTTGCGCTGGAAAATGTTGGGATAGAATCTTGGAGCGTTATCATGCTACACGGTACTATTGAACTTTCGGTTATTGTGATTTGTGGTGCGGCAGGAATGATTATGGGGAACGCCATTTTGTTTCCTAAAACGTATGCGAGGCGCGTGTCCTTTGTGCGTGGTGCAAAAAACGGTATCAAGGTCGTGATCAGTACGGTACCTCTATTTATCGTGGCAGGTTTCATAGAAGGTTTTGTGACCAGATATGCCTTCATGCCTGCGATCATCAAGTACTCTATCGTCGCGGTAAGTGCCGCGATAATTATAGGATACTACATTGTGTATCCTCAATATCTTAAGAAACAATAT is from Nonlabens sp. YIK11 and encodes:
- a CDS encoding stage II sporulation protein M; its protein translation is MREAAFVKQNKEKWMAFEKALDANSNINADRLASLYIQLTNDLSFAQTYYQESKTLLYLNSLASQAHQKIYVNKKEKGNKIIRFFKTEFPLFFAEHQITMLYAFLIFMVAVAIGAISTYNDDSFTRLILGDSYVNMTLENIKDGNPTGVYQEDGALGMFLAITINNVRVGMLCFAAGLLTSIGAGYILFSNGVMVGTFFAMFALENVGIESWSVIMLHGTIELSVIVICGAAGMIMGNAILFPKTYARRVSFVRGAKNGIKVVISTVPLFIVAGFIEGFVTRYAFMPAIIKYSIVAVSAAIIIGYYIVYPQYLKKQYERLHRA